Proteins co-encoded in one Inmirania thermothiophila genomic window:
- a CDS encoding serine/threonine protein kinase, producing the protein MVAWAAMGHPYTRLAPDTVLDAVEAAGLRPDGRLLPLASYENRVYQVGLEDGPPVVAKFYRPGRWSDARILEEHRFARELAAAGVEVAAPMADARGRTLHRHAGFRFALWPRCGGRAPETGDPEVLRRLGRLLGRLHAVGAARPFRRRGRLEAAARTEAACRVLEEGAWIPADLRPAWSGLAREAVAAVAAAEDRAGAVQRIRLHGDLHLGNVLWRDEGPLLVDLDDACQGPAVQDLWMLLAGERDAREAQLAALLEGYETFRPFDRRELHLVEALRTARILGHAAWIARRWDDPAFPAAFPWFGTQRYWQDLILTLREQLAAMQEPPLAAA; encoded by the coding sequence ATGGTAGCATGGGCCGCCATGGGCCATCCGTACACCCGCCTCGCCCCCGACACCGTGCTCGACGCCGTGGAGGCGGCGGGCCTGCGGCCGGACGGGCGCCTCCTGCCCCTGGCGAGCTACGAGAACCGCGTCTACCAGGTGGGCCTCGAGGACGGCCCCCCGGTGGTGGCCAAGTTCTACCGGCCGGGGCGCTGGAGCGACGCCCGGATCCTCGAGGAGCACCGCTTCGCCCGCGAGCTCGCCGCGGCGGGGGTGGAGGTGGCCGCGCCCATGGCCGATGCCCGCGGGCGGACCCTGCACCGCCACGCCGGCTTCCGCTTCGCCCTGTGGCCGCGCTGCGGCGGCCGCGCCCCCGAGACCGGCGACCCCGAGGTGCTGCGCCGGCTCGGCCGGCTCCTGGGACGGCTCCACGCCGTGGGGGCCGCGCGCCCCTTCCGCCGCCGCGGGCGGCTGGAGGCCGCCGCCCGCACCGAGGCCGCCTGCCGGGTCCTGGAGGAGGGGGCGTGGATCCCCGCCGACCTGCGCCCGGCCTGGTCGGGGCTTGCGCGCGAGGCGGTGGCGGCGGTGGCCGCCGCCGAGGACCGCGCCGGCGCCGTGCAGCGCATCCGCCTCCACGGCGACCTCCACCTCGGCAACGTCCTCTGGCGCGACGAGGGGCCGCTCCTCGTGGACCTGGACGACGCCTGCCAGGGGCCGGCGGTGCAGGACCTCTGGATGCTGCTGGCGGGGGAGCGGGACGCGCGCGAGGCGCAGCTCGCCGCACTGCTGGAGGGCTACGAGACCTTCCGCCCCTTCGACCGGCGCGAGCTGCACCTGGTGGAGGCGCTGCGCACCGCGCGCATCCTCGGCCACGCCGCCTGGATCGCGCGCCGCTGGGACGACCCCGCCTTCCCGGCGGCCTTCCCGTGGTTCGGCACCCAGCGCTACTGGCAGGACCTGATCCTCACCCTGCGCGAGCAGCTCGCGGCCATGCAGGAGCCGCCCCTCGCCGCCGCCTGA
- a CDS encoding class I SAM-dependent methyltransferase, whose translation MAAFSDHFGPGAAAYAAARPGYPPALFDLLARRAPGRALAVDCGAGSGQASLGLAGRFARVVAVEPSAGQIARARRHPALRWVRAAAEALPLADGVADLLAAAQAAHWFEPRRFHAEVRRVLRPGGLVALWCYGRPTVSPEVDRVLGRYYHEVVGPFWPPERRHVETAYRELPFPYRPLAAPALAMEARWDCARMRTYLASWSASARYRAHHGSDPLREVGEALAEAWGGGLRTVRWPLNLRLGRVAAC comes from the coding sequence GTGGCGGCGTTCAGCGACCACTTCGGGCCAGGGGCGGCGGCCTACGCGGCGGCCCGGCCCGGCTATCCGCCGGCGCTCTTCGATCTCCTGGCGCGGCGGGCCCCGGGGCGGGCGCTGGCGGTGGACTGCGGCGCGGGCAGCGGCCAGGCCAGCCTGGGCCTTGCCGGGCGCTTCGCGCGGGTGGTGGCGGTGGAGCCGAGCGCGGGGCAGATCGCCCGCGCGCGGCGCCACCCGGCGCTTCGCTGGGTGCGGGCCGCGGCGGAGGCGCTGCCGCTGGCCGACGGAGTGGCCGACCTGTTGGCGGCGGCGCAGGCGGCGCACTGGTTCGAGCCGCGGCGCTTCCACGCCGAGGTGCGGCGGGTGCTCCGCCCCGGGGGGCTGGTGGCGCTGTGGTGCTACGGGCGGCCGACGGTGAGTCCGGAGGTGGATCGCGTGCTCGGTCGCTACTACCACGAGGTGGTGGGTCCCTTCTGGCCGCCCGAGCGGCGCCACGTGGAGACCGCCTACCGGGAGCTGCCCTTCCCCTACCGCCCGCTGGCGGCGCCGGCGCTGGCCATGGAGGCGCGCTGGGACTGCGCGCGGATGCGGACCTACCTTGCGAGCTGGTCGGCCAGCGCGCGTTACCGGGCGCACCACGGCAGCGACCCGCTGCGGGAGGTGGGCGAGGCGCTGGCGGAGGCGTGGGGCGGGGGGCTGCGCACGGTGCGCTGGCCGCTCAACCTGCGCCTCGGGCGGGTGGCGGCGTGCTGA
- the der gene encoding ribosome biogenesis GTPase Der codes for MLPVIALVGRPNVGKSTLFNHLTRSRDALVANRPGITRDRIYGIGRVGGGGYMVVDTGGLSGEGEGIDAHMAAQTWRAVEEADAVFFLVDGREGLTAADEEVAARLRGTGKPVWLLVNKTDGLDGELACAEFHRLGLGRPHAVSAAHGRGVKAVLQRALAELPPGEPEPPEEDDAVRVAIVGRPNVGKSTLVNRLLGEERVLAYDEPGTTRDSIRIPFVRDGRRYLLIDTAGVRRRARIRDFVEKFSVVKAFQAMEAAHVVVLMVDAREGVVEQDAALAGLAVESGRAVVVAVNKWDRLPEAQRRAVGRELELRLGFLLEFAPVRRISALHGSGLEELMAAVDRAHRAATADLATPELTRILQEAVARHQPPLVRGRRIKLRYAHQGGRNPPVIVVHGNRTELLPEHYRRYLANAFREALDLFGTPVRVELRSGENPFAGRRNELTPRQIRKRRRLMRHVKRS; via the coding sequence ATGCTTCCCGTGATCGCCCTGGTGGGCCGGCCCAACGTCGGCAAGTCCACCCTGTTCAACCATCTCACCCGCAGCCGGGACGCGCTCGTGGCGAACCGGCCCGGGATCACCCGCGACCGCATCTACGGCATCGGGCGCGTCGGCGGCGGCGGCTACATGGTGGTGGACACCGGCGGGCTGTCGGGCGAGGGCGAGGGGATCGACGCCCACATGGCGGCCCAGACCTGGCGCGCGGTGGAGGAGGCGGACGCCGTCTTCTTCCTCGTCGACGGGCGCGAGGGGCTGACCGCGGCCGACGAGGAGGTGGCGGCGCGCCTGCGCGGGACCGGCAAGCCCGTGTGGCTGCTGGTGAACAAGACCGACGGCCTGGACGGCGAGCTGGCCTGCGCCGAGTTCCACCGCCTCGGCCTCGGCCGCCCCCACGCGGTCTCGGCGGCCCACGGCCGCGGGGTCAAGGCGGTGCTGCAGCGGGCGCTGGCCGAGCTGCCCCCGGGCGAGCCCGAGCCCCCGGAGGAGGACGATGCGGTGCGGGTGGCCATCGTCGGCCGCCCCAACGTCGGCAAGTCCACCCTGGTCAACCGCCTGCTGGGGGAGGAACGGGTGCTGGCCTACGACGAGCCGGGCACCACCCGCGACAGCATCCGCATCCCCTTCGTGCGCGACGGGCGGCGCTACCTGCTCATCGACACCGCCGGCGTGCGCCGCCGCGCGCGGATCCGCGACTTCGTGGAGAAGTTCAGCGTCGTCAAGGCCTTCCAGGCCATGGAGGCGGCCCACGTGGTGGTCCTGATGGTGGACGCGCGCGAGGGCGTGGTGGAGCAGGACGCGGCGCTTGCGGGCCTGGCGGTGGAGAGCGGGCGCGCCGTGGTGGTGGCGGTGAACAAGTGGGACCGCCTGCCCGAGGCCCAGCGCCGTGCGGTGGGGCGCGAGCTGGAGCTGCGCCTGGGCTTCCTGCTGGAGTTCGCCCCCGTGCGCCGCATCAGCGCCCTGCACGGCTCCGGCCTCGAGGAGCTGATGGCGGCGGTGGACCGCGCCCACCGCGCCGCCACCGCGGATCTCGCGACCCCCGAGCTCACCCGCATCCTCCAGGAGGCGGTGGCGCGCCACCAGCCGCCGCTGGTGCGCGGGCGGCGCATCAAGCTGCGCTACGCCCACCAGGGCGGGCGCAACCCGCCGGTGATCGTGGTCCACGGCAACCGCACCGAGCTCCTGCCCGAGCACTACCGCCGCTATCTCGCCAACGCCTTCCGCGAGGCCCTCGACCTCTTCGGCACGCCGGTGCGGGTGGAGCTGCGAAGCGGCGAGAACCCCTTCGCAGGGCGGCGCAACGAGCTCACCCCGCGCCAGATCCGCAAGCGCAGGCGGCTCATGCGCCACGTCAAGCGATCCTGA
- a CDS encoding peptidoglycan DD-metalloendopeptidase family protein, with translation MRGPAGLLLAALLVPPAGAAAPAPAPFPGGIAVLPLPALGSLPPVARFGGRRVLVRGEAGRWVAVVGLGLDLAPGRHVLQLADGTAVPFEVRPRRYPEQHLTVPRRYVAPDAAALARIRREQARVRRILARYSEDLQPALALSPPLRAPVSSPFGLRRFFNGEPRRPHSGLDLAAGAGTPVRAPADAVVADTGEYYFNGRTVFLDHGQGLITAYMHLRRILVRPGQRVRRGEVIGEVGATGRVTGPHLHWGVALNGAMIDPTLLLAERP, from the coding sequence ATGCGGGGGCCGGCCGGGCTGCTCCTCGCCGCCCTGCTCGTACCCCCGGCCGGGGCGGCGGCCCCCGCCCCGGCCCCCTTCCCCGGCGGCATCGCCGTACTGCCCCTGCCGGCGCTGGGGTCGCTGCCGCCGGTGGCCCGCTTCGGCGGCCGCCGCGTCCTCGTCCGCGGCGAGGCGGGGCGCTGGGTCGCGGTGGTGGGCCTGGGGCTGGATCTCGCCCCCGGACGGCACGTGCTGCAGCTTGCGGACGGCACCGCCGTCCCCTTCGAGGTCCGTCCCCGGCGCTATCCCGAACAGCACCTCACCGTGCCGCGCCGCTACGTCGCCCCGGACGCCGCGGCCCTTGCGCGCATCCGCCGCGAGCAGGCGCGGGTGCGCCGGATCCTCGCCCGCTACAGCGAGGACCTGCAGCCGGCGCTTGCGCTCTCGCCGCCGCTGCGCGCCCCGGTCTCCAGCCCCTTCGGCCTGCGCCGCTTCTTCAACGGCGAGCCCCGCCGGCCCCACAGCGGCCTCGACCTCGCCGCCGGCGCCGGCACCCCCGTCCGGGCGCCCGCCGACGCGGTGGTGGCCGACACCGGCGAGTACTACTTCAACGGCCGCACCGTCTTCCTCGACCACGGGCAGGGGCTGATCACGGCCTACATGCACCTTCGCCGCATCCTCGTCCGTCCCGGACAGCGGGTGCGCCGCGGCGAGGTGATCGGCGAGGTGGGGGCCACCGGGCGCGTCACCGGCCCGCATCTGCACTGGGGGGTGGCCCTCAACGGGGCGATGATCGACCCCACCCTCCTGCTCGCCGAGCGTCCCTGA
- the xseA gene encoding exodeoxyribonuclease VII large subunit, giving the protein MTADAGREIYTVSRLNREARALLEEGFPLLWVEGEVSNLARPRSGHLYFTLKDASAQVRCAFFRNRHRPGMPALADGMQVLVRARVSLYEARGDYQLLVESVEEAGDGALRRAFEALKARLAAEGLFDADRKRPLPRLPRAVAVVTSPTGAAIRDILHVLARRFPAVPVYVYPTAVQGEGAAAQIVAAIRRAGRERRADVLILARGGGSLEDLWPFNEEAVARAIRACPIPVVSGVGHEVDVTIADLAADLRAPTPSAAAELVVPDRGEWRARLARDRERLAQAARRLLRRRREGLEGLAARLARQHPRRILRQRNQRLDEASLRLERAARALVGARRRRLELLAARLARQHPRRRLAARRARLAELRVRLGTAARGGIERRRRHLAALRAALGAGGRRPLERWRPRLARLAGRLDGTSPLRTLARGYAIVITPDGRILRDAAAVRAGDAVRARLARGALDCRVEAVHRGETP; this is encoded by the coding sequence ATGACCGCGGACGCCGGGCGCGAGATCTACACCGTCAGCCGCCTCAACCGTGAGGCCCGCGCCCTGCTCGAGGAGGGCTTCCCCCTCCTCTGGGTGGAGGGGGAGGTCTCGAACCTCGCCCGCCCCCGCTCCGGGCACCTCTACTTCACCCTCAAGGACGCCTCGGCCCAGGTGCGCTGCGCCTTCTTCCGCAACCGCCACCGCCCGGGCATGCCGGCCCTCGCCGACGGGATGCAGGTGCTGGTGCGCGCCCGCGTCAGCCTCTACGAGGCCCGCGGCGACTACCAGCTCCTGGTGGAATCCGTGGAGGAGGCGGGCGACGGCGCCCTGCGCCGCGCCTTCGAGGCGCTCAAGGCCCGGCTCGCCGCCGAGGGCCTCTTCGACGCCGACCGCAAGCGGCCGCTGCCGCGCCTGCCCCGCGCCGTCGCCGTGGTCACCTCCCCCACCGGCGCCGCCATCCGCGACATCCTCCACGTCCTCGCCCGGCGCTTCCCCGCCGTGCCCGTCTACGTCTACCCCACCGCCGTGCAGGGCGAGGGGGCGGCGGCGCAGATCGTCGCCGCCATCCGGCGCGCCGGCCGCGAGCGGCGCGCCGACGTCCTCATCCTCGCCCGCGGCGGCGGCTCGCTGGAGGATCTGTGGCCGTTCAACGAGGAGGCCGTCGCCCGCGCCATCCGCGCCTGCCCGATCCCGGTGGTGAGCGGCGTCGGCCACGAGGTGGACGTCACCATCGCCGACCTCGCCGCCGACCTGCGCGCCCCCACCCCCTCGGCCGCCGCCGAGCTGGTGGTGCCGGACCGGGGCGAGTGGCGGGCGCGCCTTGCGCGGGACCGCGAGCGCCTGGCGCAGGCCGCGCGCAGGCTGCTGCGCCGGCGCCGCGAGGGTCTCGAGGGGCTCGCCGCCCGGCTCGCCCGCCAGCACCCGCGCCGCATCCTGCGCCAGCGCAACCAGCGCCTGGACGAGGCCTCGCTCCGCCTCGAACGGGCGGCGCGCGCCCTCGTGGGGGCGCGTCGCCGCCGGCTCGAGCTCCTCGCGGCGCGCCTTGCGCGCCAGCACCCCCGCCGTCGCCTCGCCGCGCGCCGCGCGCGCCTCGCCGAGCTGCGCGTCCGCCTCGGCACCGCCGCCCGCGGCGGGATCGAGCGGCGGCGCCGGCACCTGGCCGCACTGCGCGCCGCCCTCGGCGCGGGGGGGCGCCGCCCCCTGGAGCGCTGGCGGCCGCGGCTTGCGCGGCTCGCCGGCCGCCTCGACGGCACCAGCCCCCTGCGCACCCTCGCGCGCGGCTACGCCATCGTCATCACGCCGGACGGGCGCATCCTGCGCGATGCCGCCGCGGTGCGCGCCGGCGACGCGGTGCGGGCGCGGCTCGCCCGCGGGGCCCTCGACTGCCGCGTCGAGGCGGTGCACCGCGGAGAGACGCCCTGA
- the guaB gene encoding IMP dehydrogenase, with protein sequence MLRIQQDALTFDDVLLLPAHSQVLPRDADLSTRLTREIRLNMPLVSAAMDTVTEARLAIALAQEGGIGIIHKNMTPERQAAEVRRVKKYEAGVIREPITVSPDTPIRKVLALMREHGISGVPVVEDGDALAGIVTSRDLRFETRYEAPVRMVMTPRERLVTVREGASREEVLALLHRHRIEKVLVVDDAFRLRGLITVKDIQKAQQFPNACKDELGRLRVGAAVGVGPGTEERVAALVEAGVDVIVVDTAHGHAQGVLDRVRWIKANYPQVQVIGGNVATAAGARALAEAGADAVKVGIGPGSICTTRIVAGVGVPQITAVADAAAALEGTGVPVIADGGIRYSGDIAKAIAAGAHAVMMGSLFAGTDEAPGEVEIFQGRSYKTYRGMGSLGAMSERHGSADRYFQEGTGDADKLVPEGIEGRVPYKGSVLHIIHQLLGGLRASMGYTGCATIEELRTRAEFVRITGAGVRESHVHDVTITKEAPNYWVD encoded by the coding sequence ATGCTTCGCATCCAGCAAGACGCCCTCACCTTCGACGACGTGCTCCTCCTTCCTGCGCACTCGCAGGTGCTGCCCCGCGATGCCGACCTCTCCACCCGGCTGACGCGGGAGATCCGGCTCAACATGCCGCTGGTCTCGGCGGCCATGGACACCGTCACCGAGGCGCGGCTCGCCATCGCCCTGGCCCAGGAGGGCGGCATCGGCATCATCCACAAGAACATGACCCCGGAGCGGCAGGCGGCCGAGGTGCGCCGGGTCAAGAAGTACGAGGCCGGGGTGATCCGCGAGCCCATCACGGTCTCGCCCGACACACCCATCCGCAAGGTGCTCGCCCTCATGCGCGAGCACGGCATCTCCGGGGTGCCGGTGGTGGAGGACGGGGACGCCCTCGCGGGCATCGTCACCAGCCGCGACCTGCGCTTCGAGACCCGCTACGAGGCCCCGGTGCGCATGGTGATGACGCCGCGGGAGCGCCTCGTCACGGTGCGCGAGGGGGCTTCGCGGGAGGAGGTGCTGGCGCTGCTGCACCGCCACCGCATCGAGAAGGTGCTGGTGGTGGACGACGCCTTCCGGCTGCGGGGGCTGATCACGGTCAAGGACATCCAGAAGGCGCAGCAGTTTCCCAACGCCTGCAAGGACGAGCTCGGGCGGCTGCGGGTGGGGGCCGCGGTGGGGGTGGGCCCCGGCACCGAGGAGCGGGTCGCCGCCCTCGTCGAGGCCGGTGTCGACGTCATCGTCGTCGACACCGCCCACGGCCACGCCCAGGGGGTGCTGGACCGGGTCCGCTGGATCAAGGCGAACTACCCGCAGGTCCAGGTCATCGGCGGCAACGTCGCCACCGCCGCGGGGGCGCGGGCGCTCGCCGAGGCCGGCGCCGACGCGGTCAAGGTGGGCATCGGCCCCGGCTCCATCTGCACCACGCGCATCGTCGCCGGGGTCGGCGTGCCCCAGATCACGGCGGTGGCCGACGCCGCGGCGGCCCTGGAGGGCACGGGGGTGCCCGTGATCGCCGACGGCGGCATCCGCTACTCCGGCGACATCGCCAAGGCCATCGCCGCCGGCGCCCACGCGGTGATGATGGGCAGCCTCTTCGCCGGCACCGACGAGGCCCCGGGCGAGGTGGAGATCTTCCAGGGGCGCTCCTACAAGACCTACCGCGGCATGGGCTCGCTGGGGGCCATGTCGGAGCGGCACGGCTCGGCCGACCGCTACTTCCAGGAGGGCACGGGGGACGCCGACAAGCTGGTGCCCGAGGGCATCGAGGGCCGGGTGCCCTACAAGGGCAGCGTGCTGCACATCATCCACCAGCTCCTCGGGGGGCTGCGCGCCAGCATGGGCTACACCGGCTGCGCCACCATCGAGGAGCTGCGCACGCGGGCGGAGTTCGTCCGCATCACCGGCGCGGGCGTTCGCGAGAGCCACGTCCACGACGTCACCATCACCAAGGAGGCGCCCAACTACTGGGTCGACTGA
- the guaA gene encoding glutamine-hydrolyzing GMP synthase, with protein MNTDIHRERILILDFGSQYTQLIARRVREAGVYCEIHPYDMGEEAVRAFAPRGIILSGGPASVTEETPPRAPQAVFELGVPVLGICYGMQTMAAQLGGRVENARTHEYGYAQVRARGHSRLLEGIEDHASPEGWGLLDVWMSHGDRVIELPPGFKVIASTEAAPIAGMADDERRLYGLQFHPEVTHTRQGARILARFVRDICGCQGLWTPGNIIEDAIRAVREQVGGDGVVLGLSGGVDSSVTAALLARAIGDQLTCVFVDNGLLRLGEAEQVMATFARHMGVRVVHVDAEARFLAALAGVTDPEEKRRRIGNLFVEVFEEEAAKLEGVRWLAQGTIYPDVIESAGARTGKAKVIKSHHNVGGLPERMRLGLVEPLRELFKDEVRRIGLELGLPHDMVYRHPFPGPGLGVRILGEVRKPYADILRRADHIFIEELRAADLYDRVSQAFAVFLPVRSVGVTGDGRRYAHVIALRAVETVDFMTARWAELPYAFLDQVARRIMNEIPEVARVVYDISGKPPATIEWE; from the coding sequence GTGAACACCGACATCCACCGCGAGCGCATCCTCATCCTCGACTTCGGCTCCCAGTACACGCAGCTCATCGCCCGGCGCGTGCGCGAGGCCGGCGTCTACTGCGAGATCCACCCCTACGACATGGGCGAGGAGGCGGTGCGCGCCTTCGCCCCCCGCGGCATCATCCTCTCCGGCGGGCCGGCCTCGGTCACCGAGGAGACGCCGCCCCGGGCGCCGCAGGCGGTCTTCGAGCTGGGCGTGCCCGTGCTCGGCATCTGCTACGGGATGCAGACCATGGCGGCCCAGCTCGGCGGCCGGGTGGAGAACGCCCGCACCCACGAGTACGGCTACGCCCAGGTGCGGGCCCGCGGCCACTCGCGGCTGCTCGAGGGCATCGAGGACCATGCGAGCCCCGAGGGGTGGGGGCTGCTGGACGTCTGGATGAGCCACGGCGACCGCGTCATCGAGCTGCCGCCCGGCTTCAAGGTCATCGCCAGCACCGAGGCCGCGCCCATCGCCGGCATGGCCGACGACGAGCGCCGCCTCTACGGCCTGCAGTTCCACCCGGAGGTGACCCACACCCGCCAGGGGGCGCGCATCCTCGCCCGCTTCGTGCGCGACATCTGCGGCTGCCAGGGGCTCTGGACCCCCGGCAACATCATCGAGGACGCGATCCGCGCGGTGCGCGAGCAGGTGGGCGGCGACGGCGTCGTCCTCGGCCTCTCCGGGGGGGTGGACTCCTCGGTGACGGCGGCGCTGCTCGCCCGCGCCATCGGCGATCAGCTCACCTGCGTCTTCGTCGACAACGGCCTGCTGCGCCTCGGCGAGGCCGAGCAGGTGATGGCCACCTTCGCCCGCCACATGGGCGTGCGCGTGGTGCACGTCGACGCCGAGGCCCGCTTCCTCGCGGCCCTCGCCGGGGTCACCGATCCGGAGGAGAAGCGCAGGCGCATCGGCAACCTCTTCGTCGAGGTCTTCGAGGAGGAGGCGGCGAAGCTCGAGGGGGTGCGCTGGCTCGCCCAGGGCACCATCTATCCCGACGTCATCGAGTCGGCCGGCGCCAGGACCGGCAAGGCCAAGGTCATCAAGTCCCACCACAACGTCGGGGGGCTGCCCGAGCGCATGCGGCTCGGCCTCGTCGAGCCGCTGCGCGAGCTCTTCAAGGACGAGGTGCGCCGCATCGGCCTCGAGCTCGGCCTGCCCCACGACATGGTCTACCGCCACCCCTTCCCGGGGCCGGGCCTCGGCGTGCGCATCCTCGGCGAGGTCCGCAAGCCCTACGCCGACATCCTGCGGCGGGCCGACCACATCTTCATCGAGGAGCTGCGCGCCGCCGATCTCTACGACCGCGTCAGCCAGGCCTTCGCCGTGTTCCTGCCGGTGCGCTCGGTGGGCGTGACCGGCGACGGGCGCCGCTACGCCCACGTCATCGCCCTGCGCGCGGTGGAGACCGTCGACTTCATGACCGCCCGCTGGGCCGAGCTGCCCTACGCCTTCCTCGACCAAGTGGCGCGGCGGATCATGAACGAGATCCCCGAGGTCGCCCGCGTGGTCTACGACATCTCCGGCAAGCCCCCGGCCACCATCGAGTGGGAGTAG
- the tadA gene encoding tRNA adenosine(34) deaminase TadA, producing the protein MSDEADLRWMRHALGLAARAAAAGEVPVGAVVVRDGELLGEGWNRPIGACDPTAHAEIVALREAAARAGNYRLPGATLYATLEPCPMCAGAMVHARIARLVYGAADPRSGAAGSRLDLSAHPGLNHRFAVRGGVLGEACAELLRAFFRARR; encoded by the coding sequence GTGAGCGACGAGGCGGACCTGCGCTGGATGCGCCACGCCCTGGGGCTTGCCGCGCGCGCCGCGGCCGCGGGCGAGGTCCCGGTGGGGGCGGTGGTGGTGCGCGACGGCGAGCTCCTCGGCGAGGGCTGGAACCGGCCCATCGGGGCCTGCGATCCCACCGCCCACGCCGAGATCGTGGCCCTGCGCGAGGCGGCCGCCCGCGCCGGCAACTACCGCCTGCCGGGGGCGACCCTCTACGCGACCCTCGAGCCCTGTCCCATGTGCGCCGGCGCCATGGTGCACGCCCGCATCGCGCGCCTGGTCTACGGCGCCGCCGACCCGCGAAGCGGCGCCGCCGGCAGCCGCCTCGATCTCAGTGCCCACCCCGGCCTCAACCACCGGTTCGCGGTGCGCGGCGGGGTTCTGGGCGAGGCCTGCGCCGAGCTGCTGCGCGCCTTCTTCCGCGCCCGCCGCTGA
- the mltF gene encoding membrane-bound lytic murein transglycosylase MltF: MKLRAQIRRSAAPALGAALLLSCAAAQAPAPERDPVTRIRAAGLLRVAVPAPAAEAAVALGPAGMDRDLAAAFAERLGVRMEPVRTAGAAEALARVRSGEADLAAVAMPVVRIRAAGLRPGPVHRSGQAVVVARRGGVRPADLGALHRVYVEAAPGGTGAAALEAVRAAGAPQLLWTEPGGTDDGAVLRRLAEGRAEAAVVDAASLAHHRAFLPGLRAAFELGSPIPLAWALPAGSDTGLAEALADFFDEAFTGGLVAQIEDRHLGHTAHVHPLEIRALRRRLARRLPRYRDLFVEAARRTGMDWRLLAAVGYQESAWNPRAVSPTGVRGIMMLTLATAARVGVASRLDPAESIFGGARHLRSLHERLPASVREPDRTWMALAAYNVGLGHLLDARALAERRGLDPDRWVDVRDTLPLLSRRAWYARTRYGFARGEEAVVYVERIRLFYQQLLRWLDPALAS; this comes from the coding sequence ATGAAGCTGCGCGCCCAGATCCGCCGGTCCGCAGCGCCCGCCCTCGGCGCGGCGCTGCTCCTCTCCTGCGCCGCGGCGCAGGCCCCTGCGCCGGAGCGCGACCCGGTGACGCGCATCCGCGCCGCGGGCCTCCTCCGCGTCGCCGTCCCGGCGCCGGCGGCGGAGGCGGCCGTGGCCCTCGGACCCGCGGGGATGGACCGCGATCTCGCGGCCGCCTTCGCCGAGCGGCTCGGCGTGCGCATGGAGCCGGTGCGCACCGCGGGCGCGGCGGAGGCGCTGGCGCGGGTGCGCTCCGGCGAGGCGGATCTCGCCGCGGTGGCGATGCCGGTGGTGCGGATCCGGGCCGCCGGGCTGCGGCCGGGCCCGGTCCACCGCAGCGGACAGGCCGTGGTGGTGGCCCGGCGCGGGGGGGTCCGGCCCGCGGATCTCGGCGCCCTCCACCGGGTGTACGTGGAGGCCGCGCCCGGCGGCACCGGGGCGGCGGCGCTCGAGGCCGTGCGCGCCGCCGGCGCGCCGCAGCTCCTCTGGACCGAGCCCGGCGGGACCGACGACGGCGCCGTCCTGCGCCGCCTCGCCGAAGGCAGGGCCGAGGCGGCGGTGGTGGATGCTGCAAGCCTCGCCCACCACCGCGCCTTCCTGCCCGGCCTGCGCGCGGCCTTCGAGCTGGGATCACCGATCCCGCTCGCCTGGGCCCTGCCGGCGGGTTCCGACACCGGCCTCGCCGAGGCCCTCGCCGACTTCTTCGACGAGGCCTTCACGGGCGGGCTGGTGGCCCAGATCGAGGATCGCCATCTCGGCCACACCGCCCACGTCCACCCGCTGGAGATCCGCGCCCTGCGCCGGCGGCTGGCCCGGCGGCTGCCCCGCTACCGCGATCTCTTCGTCGAGGCCGCGCGGCGGACCGGCATGGACTGGCGGCTGCTGGCCGCGGTGGGCTACCAGGAGTCGGCGTGGAACCCGCGCGCGGTCTCGCCCACGGGCGTGCGCGGCATCATGATGCTCACCCTCGCGACGGCGGCGCGCGTGGGGGTGGCGAGCCGTCTCGACCCCGCCGAGAGCATCTTCGGCGGCGCCCGTCACCTGCGCAGCCTCCACGAGCGCCTTCCGGCCTCGGTCCGCGAGCCGGACCGCACCTGGATGGCTCTTGCGGCCTACAACGTCGGCCTCGGGCACCTGCTGGACGCGCGCGCGCTCGCCGAGCGCCGCGGCCTCGACCCGGACCGCTGGGTGGACGTGCGCGACACCCTGCCGCTGCTCAGCCGGCGGGCGTGGTATGCGCGCACCCGCTACGGCTTCGCCCGCGGTGAGGAGGCGGTGGTCTACGTCGAGCGCATCCGCCTCTTCTACCAGCAGCTGCTGCGCTGGCTCGACCCCGCCCTCGCCTCCTGA